One stretch of Paraburkholderia fungorum DNA includes these proteins:
- a CDS encoding Lrp/AsnC ligand binding domain-containing protein, producing MRTQRQPIRALDKLDHKILRLLQQDGRMAMKDLAEQVGLSVTPCIERVKRMERDGVITGYHARVNPAELGAALLVFVEITLDHKSGNMFDQFRREVQKIPEVLECHLVSGDFDYLIKARIGEMADYRKLLGDILLQLPGAVQSKSYVVMEEIKETLTISVPD from the coding sequence ATGCGAACACAGCGCCAACCGATCCGCGCACTCGACAAGCTCGATCACAAGATCCTGCGGCTTTTGCAGCAGGATGGCCGGATGGCCATGAAAGACCTGGCGGAACAGGTCGGGCTGTCGGTCACGCCATGCATTGAGCGGGTCAAGCGCATGGAGCGCGACGGCGTGATCACCGGCTACCACGCGCGTGTGAACCCCGCTGAGTTGGGCGCTGCGCTGCTGGTGTTCGTCGAGATCACGCTGGACCACAAGAGCGGCAACATGTTCGACCAGTTCCGGCGCGAGGTTCAGAAGATCCCTGAGGTGCTGGAATGCCATCTCGTGTCGGGCGATTTCGACTATTTGATCAAGGCACGCATCGGCGAAATGGCTGACTACCGGAAGCTGCTCGGCGACATCCTGCTGCAGTTGCCCGGCGCGGTGCAGTCGAAAAGTTATGTGGTGATGGAGGAAATCAAGGAAACGTTGACCATCTCGGTACCCGATTGA
- a CDS encoding D-amino acid dehydrogenase: MRVVVLGSGVVGVTSAYYLARAGHEVTVIDREAGPALETSFANAGQISPGYASPWAAPGVPLKAVKWMFQKHAPLAIRLDGTQFQLQWMWQMLQNCTSSRYAVNKGRMVRLAEYSRDCLQALRAETGIQYEGRTGGTLQVFRTQQQFDGAAKDIAVLKEANVPYELLSPSELAQAEPALAAVSHKLTGGLRLPCDETGDCQMFTTRLAALAEELGVKFRYNTPIDSLAMAGDRIAGVQCGADLIRADSFVVALGSYSTKFLSGLVKIPVYPLKGYSITAPIVNEAAAPVSTVLDETYKIAITRFDDRIRVGGMAEIVGFDKSLRQARRDTLELCVNDLFPGGGDTSKATFWTGLRPMTPDGTPIVGRTPVSNLFLNTGHGTLGWTMSCGSGQLLADVMSGKQPAIKADDLSVHRYLGETGGAHRPAYA, translated from the coding sequence ATGCGAGTCGTCGTCTTGGGCAGTGGCGTTGTCGGAGTCACGAGCGCGTATTACCTGGCCCGCGCTGGCCATGAAGTGACCGTGATCGACCGGGAAGCCGGTCCGGCGCTCGAAACCAGTTTCGCGAACGCCGGTCAGATTTCGCCGGGCTACGCGTCGCCTTGGGCCGCCCCCGGCGTGCCGCTGAAGGCCGTCAAGTGGATGTTCCAGAAACACGCGCCGCTCGCGATCCGACTCGACGGCACGCAATTCCAGTTGCAGTGGATGTGGCAGATGCTGCAGAACTGCACGTCGTCGCGCTATGCGGTGAACAAGGGCCGGATGGTGCGCCTCGCGGAATACAGCCGCGACTGTCTGCAGGCATTGCGCGCGGAGACGGGCATTCAATACGAAGGGCGCACGGGCGGCACGCTTCAGGTGTTTCGTACCCAACAGCAATTCGACGGCGCGGCAAAAGATATCGCCGTGTTGAAGGAGGCCAATGTGCCCTACGAGTTGTTGTCGCCGTCTGAGCTTGCTCAGGCTGAACCGGCGCTTGCGGCGGTGTCGCACAAGCTGACTGGCGGCCTGCGTCTGCCGTGCGACGAAACTGGCGACTGCCAGATGTTCACCACGCGCCTCGCGGCATTAGCCGAAGAATTGGGCGTCAAATTCCGCTACAACACGCCGATCGACTCGCTCGCGATGGCGGGCGACCGTATCGCCGGCGTGCAATGCGGCGCGGATCTGATTCGTGCGGATTCGTTCGTGGTCGCGCTCGGTTCGTATTCGACGAAGTTTCTGTCTGGCCTCGTGAAGATTCCGGTTTATCCGCTGAAGGGTTATTCGATCACTGCGCCGATCGTCAACGAAGCAGCGGCGCCTGTGTCGACGGTGCTCGACGAAACGTACAAGATCGCGATCACGCGTTTTGACGACCGCATTCGTGTGGGCGGCATGGCGGAGATCGTTGGCTTCGACAAGTCGTTGCGCCAGGCGCGCCGCGACACGCTGGAACTGTGCGTGAACGATCTGTTCCCCGGTGGCGGCGATACGTCGAAGGCCACGTTCTGGACCGGTTTGCGCCCGATGACGCCGGACGGCACGCCGATCGTGGGCCGCACGCCAGTGTCGAACCTGTTCCTGAACACAGGTCACGGCACGCTCGGCTGGACCATGTCGTGCGGTTCGGGCCAGTTGCTGGCCGACGTGATGTCAGGCAAGCAGCCAGCGATCAAGGCGGATGATCTGTCGGTGCATCGCTACCTTGGCGAGACCGGCGGTGCGCACCGCCCGGCTTATGCCTGA
- a CDS encoding NINE protein, producing the protein MSTLVSASTRFRSKTITAALAFFLGSLGAHRFYLYGKRDFYGWAHVVGTLMGIPGVLLLIASERASMPGWVLAFFGTVSVLSAFLAAIVYGLRPDEKWDAQFNTHTQQKSQSGWTVIFIVIFSLLIGAFLLMTALAITFQTYFENQVEAAKELSQ; encoded by the coding sequence ATGTCCACCCTGGTCTCAGCTTCCACGCGCTTCAGATCCAAGACAATTACCGCCGCACTGGCGTTCTTCCTGGGCAGTCTCGGCGCTCATCGGTTCTATCTGTATGGCAAACGCGACTTCTACGGCTGGGCGCATGTGGTCGGCACGCTAATGGGCATTCCCGGCGTATTGCTGCTGATCGCTAGCGAGCGGGCCTCGATGCCGGGCTGGGTGTTGGCCTTCTTCGGCACCGTGTCCGTACTCTCGGCGTTTCTCGCTGCAATCGTCTATGGGCTGCGTCCTGATGAAAAATGGGACGCGCAGTTCAATACGCACACTCAACAAAAAAGCCAATCAGGCTGGACGGTCATCTTCATCGTGATCTTTTCGCTGCTGATCGGTGCATTTCTGCTGATGACCGCCCTCGCTATTACGTTTCAGACCTATTTCGAAAATCAGGTCGAGGCGGCTAAAGAACTTTCCCAGTAA
- the rplS gene encoding 50S ribosomal protein L19 has protein sequence MNLIAILEQEEIGRALGEKTIPEFAPGDTVIVSVNVVEGTRKRVQAYEGVVIAKRNRGLNSSFIVRKISSGEGVERTFQTYSPLLASIVVKRRGDVRRAKLYYLRDRSGKSARIKEKLVSKDRAASQA, from the coding sequence ATGAATCTGATTGCAATACTCGAGCAGGAAGAAATCGGCCGCGCCCTCGGCGAGAAGACCATCCCCGAATTCGCTCCGGGCGACACGGTGATCGTCAGCGTGAACGTGGTTGAAGGTACGCGTAAGCGTGTTCAGGCTTACGAAGGCGTCGTTATCGCCAAGCGTAACCGTGGTCTGAATTCGTCGTTCATCGTCCGTAAGATTTCGTCGGGCGAAGGCGTCGAGCGTACGTTCCAGACGTACTCGCCGCTGCTGGCAAGCATCGTCGTGAAGCGTCGTGGCGATGTGCGTCGTGCCAAGCTGTACTACCTGCGCGACCGTTCGGGCAAGTCGGCTCGAATCAAGGAAAAGCTGGTCTCGAAAGACCGCGCTGCTTCCCAAGCGTAA
- a CDS encoding acyl-CoA dehydrogenase, giving the protein MSYTAPIKDMLFVMKELAGLEEIATLPGFEDANLDTAQAVLEESAKLCGEVLAPLNVEGDRNPSSWKDGVVMATPGFKEAFRQFSEGGWQGVQHPLDYEGQGLPKLIGTPCVEMLNASNLSFALCPLLTDGAIEALLTAGTEAQKQTYVPKLISGEWTGTMNLTEPQAGSDLALVRTRAEPQGDGSFKLFGTKIFITWGEHDMAKNIAHLVLARTPNAPEGVKGISLFIVPKFLINEDGSLGERNDVHCVSIEHKLGIKASPTAVLQFGDHGGAIGHLIGEENRGLEYMFIMMNAARFAVGMQGVGVSDRAYQHAVAYAKDRVQSRPVDGSAKQSVAIIQHPDVRRMLATMRSLTEASRALAYVAAAHCDIAHRHADEATRAEHQAIYEYLVPIVKGWSTELSIDVTSLGVQVHGGMGFIEETGAAQYYRDARILPIYEGTTAIQANDLIGRKTLRDGGKVAKALLAGVAATVEALGAQQGAAFESMKKYLAQGHDSLSAVVDFVVANTKTDPNAVFAGSVPYLKLAGVVLGGWQMARALLVAAQKRDEDPSFYGAKIATAQFYAEHVLPQASALEASIVSAKGGESVLALSDDQF; this is encoded by the coding sequence ATGAGCTATACGGCGCCCATCAAGGACATGCTGTTCGTGATGAAAGAACTGGCCGGTCTCGAAGAGATCGCGACGCTGCCAGGTTTCGAAGACGCGAACCTGGACACGGCGCAGGCCGTGCTCGAAGAATCGGCAAAGCTGTGCGGTGAAGTGCTGGCGCCGTTGAACGTCGAAGGCGATCGCAATCCGAGTAGCTGGAAGGATGGCGTGGTCATGGCAACGCCCGGCTTCAAGGAAGCGTTCCGGCAATTCTCCGAAGGCGGCTGGCAAGGCGTGCAGCATCCGCTCGACTACGAAGGCCAGGGTCTGCCGAAGTTGATCGGCACGCCTTGCGTCGAAATGCTCAACGCGTCGAATCTGTCGTTCGCGCTGTGTCCGCTGCTGACCGACGGCGCGATCGAGGCGTTGCTCACCGCCGGCACCGAAGCGCAAAAGCAGACCTACGTGCCCAAGCTGATTTCCGGCGAATGGACCGGTACGATGAACCTCACCGAGCCGCAAGCCGGCTCCGATCTCGCGCTGGTACGCACACGTGCCGAGCCGCAGGGCGATGGTTCGTTCAAGCTGTTCGGCACGAAGATTTTCATCACGTGGGGCGAGCACGATATGGCGAAGAACATCGCCCATCTCGTGCTGGCGCGCACGCCCAATGCGCCCGAAGGCGTCAAGGGTATTTCGCTGTTCATCGTGCCGAAGTTTCTGATCAACGAAGACGGGTCGCTCGGCGAGCGTAACGACGTGCATTGCGTGTCGATCGAACACAAGCTCGGCATCAAGGCGAGCCCGACGGCGGTGCTGCAATTCGGAGATCACGGCGGCGCGATCGGTCATCTGATCGGCGAAGAAAATCGTGGTCTCGAATACATGTTCATCATGATGAACGCCGCGCGTTTCGCGGTGGGCATGCAGGGCGTCGGCGTGTCGGACCGCGCTTACCAGCACGCGGTGGCGTACGCGAAAGACCGCGTGCAGAGCCGTCCGGTGGACGGATCGGCGAAACAGTCGGTGGCGATCATCCAGCATCCGGACGTGCGTCGCATGCTCGCGACGATGCGCTCGCTGACCGAGGCGTCGCGCGCGCTGGCGTATGTGGCCGCAGCGCATTGCGACATTGCACATCGACACGCGGACGAAGCGACCCGCGCCGAGCATCAGGCGATCTACGAATATCTCGTGCCGATCGTGAAGGGCTGGAGCACGGAGTTGTCGATCGACGTCACGAGTCTTGGCGTGCAGGTGCATGGCGGCATGGGCTTCATCGAAGAAACGGGCGCCGCGCAGTATTACCGCGACGCCCGCATTCTGCCGATCTACGAAGGCACGACGGCGATTCAGGCGAACGACCTGATCGGCCGGAAGACCTTGCGCGACGGCGGCAAGGTGGCGAAGGCGCTGCTCGCTGGTGTTGCCGCAACCGTCGAAGCGTTAGGTGCGCAACAGGGCGCCGCGTTTGAGTCGATGAAGAAATATCTGGCGCAAGGCCACGATTCGCTGAGCGCCGTGGTCGATTTCGTCGTGGCCAACACGAAGACAGATCCGAACGCGGTGTTTGCGGGCAGTGTGCCGTATCTGAAACTGGCGGGCGTCGTGCTGGGCGGCTGGCAGATGGCGCGTGCGTTGCTCGTGGCCGCTCAGAAGCGCGATGAAGATCCTTCGTTTTATGGCGCGAAGATCGCGACCGCGCAGTTCTACGCGGAGCATGTGTTGCCGCAGGCGTCGGCGCTGGAGGCGTCGATTGTCAGCGCGAAGGGCGGCGAGAGCGTGCTGGCTTTGTCGGACGATCAATTCTGA
- the rpsP gene encoding 30S ribosomal protein S16 codes for MVIIRLARGGSKKRPFYNIVATDSRNRRDGRFIERVGFYNPVATKGEALRIAQDRLTYWQGVGAQLSPTVERLVKEAQKAQPAA; via the coding sequence ATGGTCATCATCCGCTTGGCTCGTGGCGGCTCCAAGAAGCGCCCGTTCTACAACATCGTCGCAACCGATTCGCGTAACCGTCGTGACGGCCGCTTTATCGAGCGCGTTGGTTTCTACAACCCGGTCGCTACGAAGGGCGAAGCCCTGCGTATCGCTCAGGATCGCCTGACGTACTGGCAAGGTGTTGGCGCACAACTGTCGCCGACCGTCGAGCGTCTCGTGAAAGAAGCGCAAAAGGCGCAGCCGGCTGCTTAA
- a CDS encoding electron transfer flavoprotein subunit alpha/FixB family protein, giving the protein MTNLVIAEHDNASIKAATLNTIAAAQKIGGDIHVLVAGHNAQAAADAAAKIAGVSKVLLADAPQLEAGLAENVEATVLNIAKDYTHILAPATAYGKNIAPRIAAKLDVAQISDITAVDSADTFERPIYAGNAIATVQSADPIKVITVRSTGFDAVAAEGGSAAVEKIEAAADSGISQFVSREVTKLDRPELTSAKIIVSGGRGLGNGENYTQVLEPLADKLNAALGASRAAVDAGFVPNDYQVGQTGKIVAPQLYVAVGISGAIQHLAGMKDSKVIVAINKDPEAPIFSVADYGLVGDLFTVVPELVSELG; this is encoded by the coding sequence ATGACGAATCTGGTAATTGCAGAACACGACAACGCGTCGATCAAGGCCGCGACGCTGAACACGATTGCAGCGGCGCAGAAAATCGGCGGCGACATTCACGTGCTGGTGGCAGGGCACAACGCGCAAGCCGCTGCTGATGCGGCGGCGAAGATCGCTGGCGTGAGCAAGGTGTTGCTGGCCGACGCGCCGCAACTCGAAGCGGGTCTCGCGGAAAACGTCGAAGCGACCGTGCTGAACATCGCGAAGGACTACACGCACATCCTCGCACCGGCTACCGCTTACGGTAAGAACATCGCGCCGCGTATCGCCGCGAAGCTCGACGTCGCGCAGATCAGCGACATCACCGCCGTCGATTCCGCCGACACGTTCGAGCGTCCGATCTACGCGGGCAACGCGATTGCAACGGTGCAATCGGCTGATCCGATCAAGGTCATCACGGTTCGCTCGACCGGTTTCGACGCCGTCGCAGCCGAAGGCGGCAGCGCAGCGGTCGAGAAGATCGAAGCGGCAGCCGACAGCGGCATCTCGCAATTCGTCAGCCGCGAAGTGACGAAGCTGGACCGTCCGGAACTGACGTCGGCGAAGATCATCGTGTCGGGTGGCCGCGGTCTGGGCAACGGCGAAAACTACACGCAGGTTCTCGAACCGCTGGCCGACAAGCTGAACGCGGCGCTCGGCGCATCGCGTGCGGCGGTCGATGCAGGCTTCGTGCCGAACGACTATCAAGTCGGCCAGACCGGCAAGATCGTCGCGCCGCAACTGTACGTCGCGGTCGGCATCTCGGGTGCGATCCAGCATCTGGCCGGGATGAAAGACTCGAAGGTCATCGTCGCGATCAACAAGGACCCGGAAGCGCCGATTTTCAGCGTCGCCGATTACGGTCTCGTGGGCGATCTGTTCACGGTCGTGCCGGAACTGGTTAGCGAACTCGGCTAA
- a CDS encoding PA0069 family radical SAM protein, with translation MTDSDLYSIQEFPIAPPTPKKGRGAVTNVQGRYEVDQREVVDDGWLHVAEVEGDEPKVLRTQIFEERAKTILTRNSSPDIPFGVSLNPYRGCEHGCIYCFARPTHSYLGLSPGLDFESRIYAKINAPELLERELSKKSYVPEPIALGVNTDAWQPAERDLRLTRRVVEVLAERNQPFAAITKSSLIERDIDILAPMAARGQFMAAITITTLDAEIARTLEPRAATPSRRLRTIRTLSEAGIPVGVSIAPVIPFVTEPDMERVLEACAEAGASNASYIVLRLPWEVAPLFKDWLSAHFPDRADRVMSRVRDMRGGKDYDSNFATRMKGEGLWADLLRQRFHKAVRRLGLNRRDRGILDMSHFRRIEPQKAEEPARVNSQMNLF, from the coding sequence GTGACCGACTCCGACCTCTACTCCATCCAGGAATTTCCGATCGCTCCGCCCACGCCTAAAAAGGGGCGAGGGGCAGTGACGAATGTGCAAGGCCGCTATGAAGTCGATCAGCGCGAGGTTGTGGACGACGGCTGGCTGCACGTTGCAGAAGTAGAAGGCGACGAGCCCAAAGTCTTGCGTACCCAGATTTTCGAAGAGCGGGCCAAGACTATTCTCACGCGCAATTCGTCACCGGATATCCCGTTTGGCGTGTCGTTGAATCCGTATCGTGGTTGCGAGCACGGTTGCATTTATTGCTTCGCGCGACCTACGCACAGCTATCTGGGGCTATCGCCGGGGCTCGATTTCGAAAGCCGGATCTACGCAAAGATCAACGCGCCTGAATTGCTCGAACGGGAGCTATCGAAGAAGTCGTATGTGCCGGAGCCGATTGCGTTAGGCGTTAACACAGATGCCTGGCAACCTGCCGAACGCGATCTCAGGCTAACGCGCAGGGTCGTCGAGGTGCTGGCTGAACGTAACCAGCCGTTTGCGGCCATCACGAAGTCATCGCTGATCGAGCGCGATATCGACATCCTCGCCCCGATGGCCGCGCGCGGGCAATTCATGGCCGCGATTACGATCACCACGCTGGACGCGGAGATTGCGCGCACGCTCGAACCGCGCGCGGCGACGCCGTCGCGCCGGTTGCGGACCATCCGCACGTTGAGCGAGGCAGGCATTCCAGTCGGTGTCAGCATTGCGCCGGTGATTCCGTTTGTCACCGAGCCAGACATGGAGCGCGTGCTCGAAGCTTGCGCGGAAGCGGGCGCGAGCAATGCGAGCTATATCGTGTTGCGATTGCCGTGGGAAGTCGCACCGTTGTTCAAGGATTGGCTTTCCGCACATTTCCCCGACCGAGCCGACCGTGTGATGAGTCGTGTGCGCGATATGCGGGGCGGCAAAGACTACGATTCGAATTTCGCCACGCGCATGAAAGGAGAAGGTTTGTGGGCCGATCTGCTCAGGCAGCGGTTTCACAAGGCGGTACGCCGCCTAGGGTTGAATCGGCGCGATCGGGGCATTCTCGATATGTCGCATTTTCGCCGGATCGAGCCGCAAAAGGCCGAGGAGCCGGCGCGAGTCAATTCACAAATGAATCTGTTCTAG
- a CDS encoding electron transfer flavoprotein subunit beta/FixA family protein: MKILVPVKRVVDYNVKVRVKSDGTGVDIANVKMSMNPFDEIAVEEAVRLKEAGVATEVIAVSAGVAQSQETLRTALAIGADRAILIESTEELQPLAVAKLLKALVDKEQPQLIILGKQAIDDDSNQTGQMLAALANLPQATFASKVVVADGKATVSREVDGGAETLSLTLPAVVTTDLRLNEPRYVTLPNIMKAKKKPLETIKPEDLGVDVAPRLKTLKVAEPPKRSAGVKVPDVKTLVEKLKTEAKVL, translated from the coding sequence ATGAAAATCCTGGTGCCAGTCAAGAGAGTGGTCGATTACAACGTGAAAGTCCGTGTGAAATCGGACGGCACGGGTGTCGATATCGCGAACGTGAAAATGTCGATGAATCCGTTCGACGAAATCGCCGTTGAAGAAGCCGTGCGCCTGAAAGAAGCGGGCGTCGCGACCGAAGTGATCGCCGTGTCCGCAGGCGTCGCGCAATCGCAGGAAACGCTGCGCACCGCGCTGGCGATCGGCGCGGATCGCGCGATTCTGATCGAATCGACTGAAGAACTGCAGCCGCTGGCTGTCGCGAAGCTGCTGAAGGCGCTGGTCGACAAGGAACAGCCGCAACTGATCATCCTCGGCAAGCAGGCGATCGACGACGATTCGAACCAGACCGGCCAGATGCTCGCCGCGCTGGCGAATCTGCCGCAAGCGACGTTCGCGTCGAAGGTGGTCGTCGCCGACGGCAAAGCGACGGTGTCGCGCGAAGTCGACGGCGGTGCTGAAACGCTGTCGCTGACGCTGCCGGCCGTGGTCACGACCGATCTGCGCCTGAACGAGCCGCGCTATGTGACGCTGCCGAACATCATGAAGGCGAAGAAAAAGCCGCTGGAAACGATCAAGCCCGAAGACCTCGGCGTTGACGTTGCGCCGCGCCTGAAGACGCTGAAAGTCGCCGAGCCGCCGAAGCGCTCTGCCGGTGTGAAAGTGCCGGACGTGAAGACGCTGGTCGAGAAGCTGAAGACCGAAGCCAAGGTGCTGTGA
- the rimM gene encoding ribosome maturation factor RimM (Essential for efficient processing of 16S rRNA) gives MSERDSGSPDRVKAKAAGPRAKTSDQAPFGAFVRKPVERAEGKAKANAANSGSAVAEMRAETVESWPADAVEVGAIVDAYGLKGWVKVAAHADAGHGGDALLSAKRWWLLKGHERKSAPSLQAKTHSDSVVAHLGGVTDRDVALALRGTRIYISRSEFPALEADEFYWVDLLGLDVVNVAGVNLGKVADMIDNGAHSVMRIEYPATDKNGKPVAGERLIPFVGVFVKTVDQAAKQITVEWEADY, from the coding sequence ATGTCTGAGCGTGATTCCGGCAGTCCAGATCGCGTGAAGGCAAAAGCGGCAGGTCCGCGCGCGAAGACGTCTGATCAGGCGCCATTCGGTGCATTCGTCCGCAAGCCGGTCGAGCGAGCCGAAGGCAAGGCGAAAGCCAATGCTGCAAACTCTGGTTCCGCTGTAGCAGAAATGCGCGCGGAAACAGTGGAAAGCTGGCCGGCCGATGCGGTCGAGGTTGGCGCTATCGTCGATGCTTACGGCCTTAAGGGCTGGGTCAAGGTAGCTGCTCATGCAGATGCCGGGCATGGCGGCGATGCCCTGCTGAGTGCGAAACGCTGGTGGCTTCTAAAAGGTCACGAGCGCAAATCGGCGCCGTCATTGCAGGCGAAAACGCATAGCGACAGTGTGGTTGCCCATCTGGGCGGCGTGACTGACCGCGATGTGGCGCTGGCACTCCGCGGTACCCGCATTTATATCAGCCGCAGCGAATTTCCGGCTCTCGAAGCCGACGAATTCTACTGGGTCGACCTGCTCGGCCTGGATGTGGTGAACGTTGCCGGAGTCAATCTCGGCAAGGTTGCAGACATGATCGACAACGGTGCGCATTCGGTGATGCGTATCGAATATCCGGCTACTGACAAAAATGGCAAGCCGGTTGCCGGTGAGCGCTTGATCCCGTTCGTCGGCGTCTTTGTCAAAACGGTGGACCAGGCGGCGAAGCAGATTACCGTCGAATGGGAAGCCGATTACTAA
- a CDS encoding PQQ-dependent sugar dehydrogenase: MKLLPSTAFLLAFFLVFVRLASFQRASHGRILRCAAASLVAGYAFSAFAALPVERIKLPPGFHIEVLSDAVPSARAMALSPKGILYIGSLDGHVYALELQNGRVTGRHVIASGLESPAGVAWRDGALYVSAVSKILRFDAIDTHLNDPPKPAVVIDTLPTETHHGWKFIAFGPDGKLYVPQGAPCNVCLKDRNKFGMIGRMDPDGSHYEVVARGIRNSVGFAWHPVTHEIWFTDNGRDEMGDDVPNDKLNRASRAGMDFGFPYCHGGDTPDPEFGKDHPCSAFTPPVVKLGAHVAALGMRFYTGAMFPAAYKNNIFIAEHGSWNRSKKVGFRVVRVITDPDGGNAHQEVFAEGWLQPGENVWGRPADVLPLPDGSLLISDDYAGAIYRVTYAAP; encoded by the coding sequence GTGAAACTGCTGCCATCGACTGCGTTTTTGCTCGCTTTTTTTCTCGTTTTCGTTCGACTTGCTTCTTTCCAACGCGCTTCGCACGGTCGGATTTTGCGTTGCGCGGCCGCGTCGCTGGTCGCGGGGTATGCATTTTCGGCGTTCGCCGCGCTACCGGTCGAGCGCATCAAGTTGCCTCCGGGGTTTCACATCGAAGTCCTGTCAGACGCCGTGCCGAGCGCACGCGCGATGGCGCTTTCGCCGAAAGGCATTCTCTATATAGGCAGCCTCGACGGCCATGTCTACGCGCTCGAACTGCAAAACGGCCGCGTGACGGGGCGCCACGTGATCGCATCAGGCCTGGAAAGTCCGGCCGGCGTGGCGTGGCGGGATGGCGCGCTCTACGTCTCGGCGGTATCGAAAATACTGCGCTTCGATGCAATTGATACGCACCTGAATGATCCCCCCAAACCCGCGGTGGTCATCGACACGCTGCCCACGGAAACGCATCACGGCTGGAAATTCATCGCCTTCGGTCCGGACGGCAAGCTGTATGTACCGCAAGGCGCGCCCTGCAATGTCTGCCTGAAAGACCGCAACAAATTCGGGATGATCGGCCGCATGGACCCGGACGGCAGTCATTACGAAGTCGTAGCTCGCGGTATACGCAATTCGGTCGGATTTGCGTGGCATCCAGTGACGCACGAAATATGGTTCACCGATAACGGCCGTGACGAAATGGGCGACGATGTTCCCAACGACAAACTCAACCGCGCTTCGCGCGCCGGGATGGACTTCGGCTTCCCGTATTGCCATGGCGGCGACACGCCCGACCCCGAGTTCGGCAAAGATCATCCGTGCAGCGCATTTACTCCCCCGGTGGTCAAACTCGGCGCACACGTTGCCGCGCTGGGCATGCGCTTTTATACCGGCGCGATGTTTCCGGCTGCCTATAAGAACAACATCTTCATCGCCGAGCACGGCTCGTGGAATCGCAGCAAAAAGGTCGGCTTTCGCGTCGTGCGCGTCATCACCGACCCGGATGGCGGCAATGCGCATCAGGAAGTCTTTGCTGAAGGATGGCTCCAGCCAGGCGAAAACGTCTGGGGCCGCCCCGCCGACGTCCTGCCGCTCCCCGACGGCTCATTGCTAATCAGCGACGATTACGCCGGCGCGATTTACCGCGTGACGTACGCAGCACCCTAG
- the trmD gene encoding tRNA (guanosine(37)-N1)-methyltransferase TrmD: MQFDVVTLFPDMFRALTDWGITSRAAKQERYGLRTWNPRDFTTDNYRTIDDRPYGGGPGMVMLAKPLEDAVGAAKAAQVEQGIGASRVVMMSPQGATLNHDRVMRFAAEPGLILLCGRYEAIDQRLLDRVVDEEVSLGDFVLSGGELPAMALMDAVVRQLPGVLNDSQSAVQDSFVDVLLDCPHYTRPEEYDGVRVPDVLLGGHHKEIEAWRRREALRNTLTKRPDLIVKARKNKMLSRADEAWLTSLAKEESKA, translated from the coding sequence ATGCAGTTCGATGTCGTAACGCTCTTTCCTGACATGTTTCGCGCGCTGACCGACTGGGGTATCACCAGCCGAGCCGCGAAACAGGAGCGCTATGGGTTGCGTACGTGGAATCCGCGCGATTTCACAACCGACAACTACCGCACAATCGACGATCGCCCGTACGGTGGCGGCCCCGGCATGGTCATGCTGGCCAAGCCGCTGGAAGACGCGGTCGGTGCCGCGAAGGCGGCTCAGGTAGAGCAGGGCATCGGCGCATCGCGCGTCGTGATGATGTCACCGCAAGGTGCTACGTTGAATCACGACCGTGTCATGCGGTTCGCTGCCGAGCCCGGTCTGATCCTGTTGTGCGGGCGCTACGAAGCGATCGATCAACGTTTGCTCGACCGTGTTGTCGACGAAGAAGTCAGTCTTGGCGACTTCGTGCTGTCGGGCGGCGAATTGCCTGCCATGGCATTGATGGACGCAGTCGTACGTCAGTTGCCCGGCGTGCTGAACGACTCGCAATCGGCGGTGCAGGACAGCTTTGTCGACGTGCTGCTTGATTGTCCGCATTACACACGTCCCGAGGAATACGACGGCGTGCGGGTGCCCGATGTGCTGCTCGGCGGTCATCATAAGGAAATCGAGGCGTGGCGTCGGCGCGAAGCCTTGCGCAATACGTTGACCAAGCGGCCCGATCTGATCGTGAAGGCCAGAAAGAACAAAATGTTGAGCCGTGCCGACGAGGCATGGCTTACGAGTCTCGCAAAAGAAGAGTCGAAGGCGTAA